The nucleotide window TGTTACGTAAAGTGCGGCAGGTGTTGGATTCTTCTTCGCAACCAGACTCTGCCTTCGGCACGACAAAGGATAGCCCATGCTGACAAACAACTTGACAGCCCCGTTGATTCTGATCGTTGAAGACGACGACCAGCACGCTGAGTTGATACAACGCTCTTTTGCGGCTGATCCTGAAGAGTATCGACTGGAAAGGGTCTGTACCCTCGCCAGCGCGAAACAGGCAATAACGAGACTCACTCCCGGCCTCATCCTGACGGACTATCGCCTTCCGGATGGCGAGGGGAGCGAATTAGTCACCGTAAGCGCGGGACAATGGCCGGTTATCATCATGACTTCGCAAGGGAATGAAGAGCTGGCGGTTGCAGTGATGAAGTGCGGTGCGCAGAATTACCTTGTCAAATCCCCGGAATCTTTTGCGGTCTTGTCCCACGTTATTGCGCGCGACATGAAATCCTGGGCACTGATACAGGAAAGGAAGCGAGCCGAGGAGGCCGTACGTCAAGGGAAGAGGGAGTGGGAACGAACGTTTGATGCGCTTCCCGACCTGATCGCTATTATGGATACCGAGTGGACCATTTCCCGCAGCAACAAAGCCATGGCGGCGCGGTGCGGTTTAAGTGTCGAAGAGATGATCGGCCGAAAGTGTTATGAGCTTGTCCATGGGCTTGATGCGCCACCTGCCTGTTGTCCCGGCTTCGAGTTGCTGGAGAGCGGAGCCATGCACTCGATCGACATCGAAGAAAAAGGGCTCGGCGGCAGCTTCGACGTCACCGTATCACCTCTGACCAATGAAGACGGCCGGATAACCTCATTTGTCCATATCATGCGCGACATTACCGAACGCAAAGCCGCCCAGGAAGAGAAGCTCGCTCTGGAACGGCAATTCCAGCAGGCCCAGAAGATGGAGAGCCTTGGCGTCCTGGCGGGCGGCATCGCCCATGATTTCAACAACATTTTGGCAGTTATCCTTGGCAATTGCTCTCTGGTCAAGCAGAGGCCGGAGATGGCGGTTGAACTGGTCCCCGAGATAGAGATCGCCGCCGAACGAGCGACGGATCTCTGCCGACAAATGCTGGTTTACAGGGGAAAAACACAATTTATTCCGGTCCCGGTCAAAATGACGGATCTCGTCGGCGAGATGTGCAAACTATTGCGGCCGACCATCCCGCATCAGGTCGAGATCCTACAGAATCTTGAGAACGATCTCCCGTCGATCCATGGCGATGCCAGTCAGCTCCGGCAAATTGTCATGAATCTGATGATCAATGCCGCGGAAGCTCTCGGCGAGAACCACGGAGAAATCTCTGTGGCACTGACCAGGGTTGAACTCGGTCGAGGAAGAGGCGAAGTTGATTATCTCAGCAAGGCCATAAGTGCCGGCGACTATCTTTGCCTGAAAATCGCTGACAACGGTTGCGGGATGGACGATGTAACCAGCAAAAGGCTTTTCGAGCCGTTCTACACGACAAAGTTCACCGGTCGCGGTTTGGGGATGCCGGCGGTGCTCGGCATTATCACCACACATAAAGGGGCATTACAGTTCAGCAGCCAGCCGGGGCAAGGGAGTTCTTTCCTGATTTATCTGCCGCTCCATAGCCCTGACTTTGTCGGGGTAGCGCCCATGGAGGTCACCGCAGCAAAACAGGAAGGCGGTACCATATTGCTGGTTGAGGATGAAAGACAGCTGCGGGAGATTGCCAAGGCATTAATCGAAGAATTAGGGTACACGGTTATTGTCGCAGCCAATGGCAAAGAGGCCCTGGAGCTGTATCAGGCAGGCGCAAGAGAGATCACGCTGGTGGTGACAGACATCGACATGCCGGTCATGAATGGTTACGAACTCTGCAAGGCCCTGAAAAAGATCAACAACGCCCTGCCGATCATCCTCTCCAGCGGCTTTGGCGATCAGTACGACACAACGCAGATAACCGCTGAAACGATCTCGGGATTTCTGAGTAAACCTTATAGTTTTGAGCAGTTAGGAAAGGCATTGAAGGGTGCACGAGTAACAGATGAGGGGAAAGACATGTAGTCTTTCCCCTCATGCCGCGGTGGTGTCGAATGATAAAAACAAAAACAGCCTTGACCCGGAGTCGAGGATGTTTTCTGCAGTGGCTATGCCCCCCCTAAACCCTCCGGCAGAAGACGTCACTCGCAGATGAAACCGGCAATTACCAAGCCCACCTCTCCCGAAGTGTTTCTGCGGACGATACGGCAGGTTCTCGACAACACGTTATGACTCTGCTCGAATCTGACACAATTATCGCCGTCTTCCATAATCCAGAATCTCCACTTCCCTAAAGAATAAAGTCCGTCGAAAGGAACTTGCTGTGCCGTTCCTGAACGATCTCGCGGATAATCTCGCGATTCTCCTTGACGTCGCGAGCCGCTACCAGCGTGCGGATGGAAAAGGCGCGCAGGGCGTCGGAGACTGACAAGGTCGCGACCGCTGAATCCTTGCGCCCGGTGAAGGGGAAGACATCGGGACCGCGCTGGCACTGGCTGTTGATATTGACCCGGCAGACCTGGTTGACCAGGGGATCGATGAGAGTCGCCAGCTCTACCGGGTCACGGCCAAAGAGACTGACCTGCTGGCCGTAATTCGACTCGGTGATGTAGTGCACGACCTCTTCCACATCATCAAAGGGGACGACCGGAACGATTGGCCCGAACTGCTCTTCGGTGTAAAGGCGCATCCCGGCAGCGACGGGATAAAGGACCGCCGGGGTAAAGAGGGTGCCATATACGGTCCCCCCTCCTGGGTTGACCACCACGGCACCGCGGACAATGGCATCGGCAATCAGTGCCGTCAGAGCCCCGGCCTTTCCCTCTTCGGGGAGCGGAGTAATTGCTGCGCCCTCTTCCCATGGCAGATTACAACGAAGGTCCGCGACCGCAGCCGCGAGACGGTCGACAAAATCGGCAGCCACAGCGCGCTGCACAAAGAGGATCTTGAGGGCGGTACAACGCTGCCCGTTGAAGGAGAGAGCGCCGCTCACGCACTCCCGCACCGCCAGCTCGAGATCAGCATCGGCAAGGACGATGGCGGGGTTCTTCGCCTCCAACCCCAGGACCAGCCGCAGTCGATGCGGCCGGGGGTGGATCTTCTGCAGGGTGTCAGCGGCACCACTGGTGCCGATAAAGGCAAAGGCATCGACCCGGCCCGAAGACATGAGCGGTGGAATGATCGTGCGACCGGCACCGAAGATGGCATTGACGACGCCAGGGGGGAAAGAATCGCGAAAAGCCGGGAGGAGCGGGCCAAAGAGGAGGACGCCGTGACGGGGAGGCTTGAAGATAACGGTATTCCCCATGATCAGGGCCGGAATCAGGGTGGTGAAGGTCTCGTTGAGGGGGTAGTTGAAGGGACCAAGGCAGAGGGTGACACCTAAGGGGGCGCGGCGGATCTGCCCGAGGATCCCGTCAACAATGGTAAAGCGCGAGGAAATCCGGTCGAGATCCTTGAGCGCATCGATGGTATCGTCAATGTAGGTAACGGTGCGGTCAAACTCCTTCTGCGCATCGCTCAGGGTCTTGCCGATCTCCCACATCATCAGCCGGACGATGGTCTCCCGCTCGCCCCGCATGCGCAGGGTGAAGCGCTGTACCCGGTCGATCCGCTCGGCCACAGTCATGGTCGGCCACAAACCGCGGCCGTGATCGTAAGCCGCCACCGCTGCGGCAAGGGCCGCCAACGACTCTGTTTCTCCGAGGAGCGGAAAAGCGCCGATCGCCACCTGCTGAGGTCCGTCGGCGCCGGAAAAACAGATGGGAGATGAAACTTCCTGAAAGGGGCCATTCCAGAGCCGGAGTTCGCCGTTAATCAAATAATGCCGCTGCTCAAAACGTTCCTGTCGATATTCTGCAGGGATTGCTTCCATATTATGCGGAAAGATCCCCTGTCCGGTTGTTAACTTCGTCATAACCTTGTCTCCTGTGACAGCTAAATGTTCTCCGATGAAATACTACCACCTAATCTAACAGATGGAAGGCGACTCAGCTTGATCTGCCTATTGACGCGCCCCCCCCATTTGCCTATTCTGTCCTTTCTGCCCACCGCAGTCCGCAAGAAAGGGGCCCCGCTGCCCATGCACACGAAGCTAAAATATTTTTCCGGCTATTCTTCGCAGTTGACCGGCCAGGTGACGCAACTGATCGCAGAAGGACGTCTGGCCGATGTGCTGCTCAAAAAATATCCGACGCCGCACACCATTCGCACCGACAAGGCCCTCTACGATTTTACTGTCACGCGCAAGAATGAGTTTCTGCGCAACACGCCACCGCTGAGCAAGGTCAGCTACGACGGAAAAATCGAAGGCCTCCACCAGGCCCTTGGCGTGCATTACTTTGTCTCCCGGGTGCAGGGCGCCAAACTCAAGGCCAAACATGAAATCAGAATCGCCCCGGCCTTCAAGGTCGCGCCCCGCGAATTTCTGCAGATGATCGTGGTGCATGAACTGGCGCACCTTAAAGAGAAGGAGCACAACAAGGCTTTTTATCAGCTCTGCGAACATATGGAACCGGCCTATGGGCAGCTCGAATTCGATACCCGCCTCTTTCTTACCCATCTCGAACTCTTCGGCCCCCTTTACCCGGCGTCAACTCCAAACTCCTGACTTTTTGCCTAAACACAAAAAAGCCCGCGAATGCGGGCTTTTTTGTGTTTACAACTTAGCCATGAGCCGAACAAAATCCTCCGGCATTCCGGTGTCAAAGGTCATGAACCGACCGGTGAAAGGATGCGTGAAGGCCAGGGAACAGGCATGAAGGGCAAGGCGGTTCGAAACCGAATCATCTTGGCCGTACTTCCGATCGCCGACAACAGCATGGCCTTTTTCGGAAAAATGGACACGAATCTGGTGCTTGCGGCCGGTGAGAAGATGAATCTCCACCAGACTGAAGCCTTTTCTGCTCTCCTGCAGTACCTTGTATTCAGTATGGGCGAGCTTCCCCTTGGCAGGATCCGGAGTCGAGTAGACCCGCTGGGCAGAATTCTCGGCCAGACAGGAGGAGATTGTCCCTTCCTTTGGCGTCAGGCGGCCATGGACAATGGCCAGGTAATGCTTATCCGTCCTTTCCCAATTCTCCTGCAGAAAGATCTTGGCGGCTTCACTCTTGGCAAAGAGGAGCAGTCCGGAGGTATCTTGATCGAGACGATGGACAACAAAGACCCGGTTGCGCGATTTCGGATCGCCTTTACGCACGTAATCGTTGAGAAGATAGTGGGCGGTGCGCGTCTTGTCCCGCTCGGTGCCGATGGTCAACAGTCCGGCCGGCTTGACCACCACGATGATCTCCTTGTCCTCATAAAGGATGCTCATCCCGCCTGGCTGATGCTTCCTGCCCGGCTTTTTTTTCTGCTGCTGCTCCAATTATTCGCCTTTCCTTCTTTGCCCTCCCCCTACTGCGGGCCGCGCCGGGTGTGGGTTGACTTCTTCGATCCCGGTTTGAAGGGACGTCTTTCGCCCCCTTTTCCGGGGGTGCGCCGGTGCATCGGGCGCTCATCCGCCCCCCCTGCCCCCTGGTCAACCCGCAACTGCAGCTGCTGACCGCAGACCCAGACCCCCTGTAAATGCTTGAAGGTCTCGGAGGGGAGATCGCGGGGGAGATCGACCAGACAAAAATCGTGGTAGATCTTGATGGCGCCGATCTCCTTACTGGTCAGTTGCGATTCGTTGGTGATCGCTCCGACTATGTGGCGGGGCTCGACGCCGTGACTGCGGCCGACTTCAATGCGGTAACGGAGCAGCTGCGAATCCCCTTCGCGGGACGGTCGAGGCGGGCGGTTATCGATAATCCGCTCCGGTGCGGACGGCGGTTCGACGAACCCTTCCTCCGGCTGCAGTGGCCGCTCTTTCTGCACCAGATATGCAAGGGCCGCGGCAATGCGGCGATGGCCGACATCGTACTCGGACTGGAAGGAATCGATCATCTCTTCGAAGAATTCGAGATCCTCGGATTCCAGGGTGGTAGAGATTTGCTCTTTAAAAAGGTTAACCCGGCGGTTGGCGATATCTTTGCGCGTCGGCAGATTCATCGCCTTGATCGGCTGGCGGGTAGCCTGCTCGATCAAATTGAGCATACGCATTTCCCGAGGGGCAACAAAGAGGATCGCTTTACCCTCCTTACCGGCACGGCCGGTGCGGCCGATGCGGTGGACATAAGCTTCGGTGTCATTGGGGATGTCGTAATTGACGACGTGGCTGATCCGCTTGACATCAAGACCGCGGGCGGCAACGTCAGTGGCAACAACGATATCGAGGGAGCCGCCCTTGAGGCGTTCGATGGTCTTTTCGCGCAGCACCTGCGACATGTCGCCGTTCAAAGGCGCGCAGGAGAAACCGCGTGCTTCGAGCTTTTCGGCAAGTTCGACGGTGGCGACCTTGGTGCGGACAAAGACGATCATCGCTTCGATCTCTTCGGCTTCGAGAATCCGGGTCAGGGCATCAAGCTTGTGCAGCCCCTTGACCTGCCAGAAGCGCTGCTCGATGGTCTCGACCGTTGAGGTCTTGGTGCGGATGCGAATCTCCACCGGATCGCGCAGGTGCCGGCGGGCAATCCGTAGCACCTCATTCGGCATCGTCGCTGAGAAGAGGGCGGTCTGGCGCTCGGGCGGGGCATGGCTGAGGATATCTTCGACATCCTCAATAAAGCCCATGCGCAGCATCTCGTCGGCTTCGTCGACGACCACAGCGCGCAGCCGGTCGAGCTTCAAGGTGCCGCGGCGCAGGTGGTCCTGAATCCGTCCCGGCGTACCGACCACTGCCTGCACCCCACGCGCCAACTGGCGGAGCTGCTGTTCCATATTCTGACCGCCATAAACCGGCAGCACCTGAAAGCCGGGGAGATAACGGGCATAGGTCTGCATCGCTTCCGCGACCTGCAGGGCAAGCTCCCGGGTCGGGGTGAGAACAAGAATCTGCGGTGCCTTCAGAGCCGGATCAAGGCGGCTGAGAAGAGGGAAGGCAAAAGCGGCGGTCTTGCCGGTACCGGTTTGTGCCTGGCCAAGGACATCACGTCCGGCCAAC belongs to Deltaproteobacteria bacterium HGW-Deltaproteobacteria-4 and includes:
- a CDS encoding hybrid sensor histidine kinase/response regulator, with translation MLTNNLTAPLILIVEDDDQHAELIQRSFAADPEEYRLERVCTLASAKQAITRLTPGLILTDYRLPDGEGSELVTVSAGQWPVIIMTSQGNEELAVAVMKCGAQNYLVKSPESFAVLSHVIARDMKSWALIQERKRAEEAVRQGKREWERTFDALPDLIAIMDTEWTISRSNKAMAARCGLSVEEMIGRKCYELVHGLDAPPACCPGFELLESGAMHSIDIEEKGLGGSFDVTVSPLTNEDGRITSFVHIMRDITERKAAQEEKLALERQFQQAQKMESLGVLAGGIAHDFNNILAVILGNCSLVKQRPEMAVELVPEIEIAAERATDLCRQMLVYRGKTQFIPVPVKMTDLVGEMCKLLRPTIPHQVEILQNLENDLPSIHGDASQLRQIVMNLMINAAEALGENHGEISVALTRVELGRGRGEVDYLSKAISAGDYLCLKIADNGCGMDDVTSKRLFEPFYTTKFTGRGLGMPAVLGIITTHKGALQFSSQPGQGSSFLIYLPLHSPDFVGVAPMEVTAAKQEGGTILLVEDERQLREIAKALIEELGYTVIVAANGKEALELYQAGAREITLVVTDIDMPVMNGYELCKALKKINNALPIILSSGFGDQYDTTQITAETISGFLSKPYSFEQLGKALKGARVTDEGKDM
- a CDS encoding NADP-dependent glyceraldehyde-3-phosphate dehydrogenase; amino-acid sequence: MTKLTTGQGIFPHNMEAIPAEYRQERFEQRHYLINGELRLWNGPFQEVSSPICFSGADGPQQVAIGAFPLLGETESLAALAAAVAAYDHGRGLWPTMTVAERIDRVQRFTLRMRGERETIVRLMMWEIGKTLSDAQKEFDRTVTYIDDTIDALKDLDRISSRFTIVDGILGQIRRAPLGVTLCLGPFNYPLNETFTTLIPALIMGNTVIFKPPRHGVLLFGPLLPAFRDSFPPGVVNAIFGAGRTIIPPLMSSGRVDAFAFIGTSGAADTLQKIHPRPHRLRLVLGLEAKNPAIVLADADLELAVRECVSGALSFNGQRCTALKILFVQRAVAADFVDRLAAAVADLRCNLPWEEGAAITPLPEEGKAGALTALIADAIVRGAVVVNPGGGTVYGTLFTPAVLYPVAAGMRLYTEEQFGPIVPVVPFDDVEEVVHYITESNYGQQVSLFGRDPVELATLIDPLVNQVCRVNINSQCQRGPDVFPFTGRKDSAVATLSVSDALRAFSIRTLVAARDVKENREIIREIVQERHSKFLSTDFIL
- a CDS encoding metal-dependent hydrolase encodes the protein MHTKLKYFSGYSSQLTGQVTQLIAEGRLADVLLKKYPTPHTIRTDKALYDFTVTRKNEFLRNTPPLSKVSYDGKIEGLHQALGVHYFVSRVQGAKLKAKHEIRIAPAFKVAPREFLQMIVVHELAHLKEKEHNKAFYQLCEHMEPAYGQLEFDTRLFLTHLELFGPLYPASTPNS
- a CDS encoding RNA pseudouridine synthase, translating into MSILYEDKEIIVVVKPAGLLTIGTERDKTRTAHYLLNDYVRKGDPKSRNRVFVVHRLDQDTSGLLLFAKSEAAKIFLQENWERTDKHYLAIVHGRLTPKEGTISSCLAENSAQRVYSTPDPAKGKLAHTEYKVLQESRKGFSLVEIHLLTGRKHQIRVHFSEKGHAVVGDRKYGQDDSVSNRLALHACSLAFTHPFTGRFMTFDTGMPEDFVRLMAKL
- a CDS encoding ATP-dependent RNA helicase, producing the protein MTDEEILPTFAELNLAPAINRVIDEVGYEAPSPIQAQSIPPLLAGRDVLGQAQTGTGKTAAFAFPLLSRLDPALKAPQILVLTPTRELALQVAEAMQTYARYLPGFQVLPVYGGQNMEQQLRQLARGVQAVVGTPGRIQDHLRRGTLKLDRLRAVVVDEADEMLRMGFIEDVEDILSHAPPERQTALFSATMPNEVLRIARRHLRDPVEIRIRTKTSTVETIEQRFWQVKGLHKLDALTRILEAEEIEAMIVFVRTKVATVELAEKLEARGFSCAPLNGDMSQVLREKTIERLKGGSLDIVVATDVAARGLDVKRISHVVNYDIPNDTEAYVHRIGRTGRAGKEGKAILFVAPREMRMLNLIEQATRQPIKAMNLPTRKDIANRRVNLFKEQISTTLESEDLEFFEEMIDSFQSEYDVGHRRIAAALAYLVQKERPLQPEEGFVEPPSAPERIIDNRPPRPSREGDSQLLRYRIEVGRSHGVEPRHIVGAITNESQLTSKEIGAIKIYHDFCLVDLPRDLPSETFKHLQGVWVCGQQLQLRVDQGAGGADERPMHRRTPGKGGERRPFKPGSKKSTHTRRGPQ